One stretch of Zhihengliuella flava DNA includes these proteins:
- a CDS encoding metal-sensitive transcriptional regulator, producing the protein METPQETAHGYSANKDALLKRLRRIEGQIRGIARMVEEDTYCIDVLTQVSAVNAALHKVSLNLVEDHIGHCVVGAAEESQRTGDPSIVDHKVKEASAAIGRLLR; encoded by the coding sequence ATGGAGACACCACAGGAAACCGCCCACGGCTACTCGGCGAACAAGGACGCGCTGCTGAAGCGCTTGCGCCGCATCGAGGGGCAGATTCGCGGGATCGCCCGCATGGTGGAGGAGGACACGTACTGCATCGATGTCCTCACGCAGGTCTCCGCGGTGAATGCCGCACTCCACAAGGTTTCGCTCAACCTCGTCGAGGACCACATCGGCCACTGCGTGGTCGGCGCGGCCGAGGAGTCGCAGCGAACGGGCGATCCCAGCATCGTCGATCACAAAGTCAAAGAAGCATCGGCCGCCATTGGCCGGCTGCTGCGCTAA
- a CDS encoding lipid II:glycine glycyltransferase FemX: protein MSDTQLSVRPITADEHRGFIASRPAASFLQRPEWAAVKREWRPEYLGFFSGDALVGSAQVLHRPLPVLRRTLAYVPEGPVLDWAAYTTAQVTEPLLAHLARGGAFLVRMGVPGVQAKWRAAEVRKALSGKKKDDAAPTPEFVTGLEPLAGDGHAALVAAQLRAAGWTKPEVSEDFAAGQPEFQARIPLRDTGGEQLDVDGVLAGMNQNARRETRKAASGPLEVQVGAVGDVERFHALYRETAERDGFTPRPASYFTTMWTELNARIPGTCTVYFAVHEGRDLAAAIRVQSGEGAWYVYGASSSAERKLFAPKALIHRMIEDSLAAGCAYLDHGGVSPTLSRDHHLAGLTLFKTTLGCDVVQTLGEWDYRLNKPLAKAFELYMNARDRH, encoded by the coding sequence GTGTCAGATACCCAGCTCTCGGTCCGTCCCATCACTGCCGACGAACACCGCGGATTCATCGCGAGCCGGCCGGCGGCCAGTTTCCTGCAGCGGCCGGAGTGGGCCGCCGTCAAGCGCGAGTGGCGCCCCGAATACCTCGGCTTCTTCTCCGGGGACGCGCTGGTGGGCTCGGCGCAGGTGCTGCACCGCCCGTTGCCCGTACTGCGCCGCACCTTGGCGTACGTCCCCGAGGGCCCGGTGCTGGACTGGGCGGCGTATACGACGGCGCAGGTCACCGAACCCCTGCTGGCGCACCTGGCGCGCGGGGGCGCGTTCCTGGTCCGCATGGGCGTGCCGGGGGTGCAGGCGAAGTGGCGGGCCGCCGAGGTGCGCAAGGCACTCTCTGGGAAGAAGAAGGACGACGCCGCGCCGACCCCGGAATTCGTCACCGGCCTCGAGCCGCTGGCGGGCGACGGGCATGCCGCGCTGGTGGCCGCGCAATTGCGCGCCGCGGGCTGGACCAAGCCGGAGGTCAGCGAGGACTTTGCCGCTGGCCAGCCGGAGTTCCAGGCGCGCATCCCGCTCCGGGACACCGGCGGGGAGCAGCTCGACGTCGACGGCGTCCTAGCCGGCATGAATCAGAACGCCCGCCGCGAAACCCGCAAGGCCGCCTCCGGCCCGCTGGAGGTGCAGGTGGGTGCCGTGGGGGATGTCGAGCGATTCCACGCCCTGTACCGGGAGACCGCCGAACGGGACGGGTTCACCCCCCGGCCGGCGTCGTACTTCACCACCATGTGGACCGAGCTGAATGCGCGAATCCCCGGCACGTGCACCGTCTACTTCGCGGTGCATGAGGGCCGTGATCTCGCCGCGGCGATTCGCGTGCAATCGGGCGAGGGCGCGTGGTACGTCTACGGCGCCTCCTCCTCCGCGGAGCGCAAACTGTTCGCCCCGAAGGCGCTCATCCACCGCATGATCGAAGACTCGCTGGCTGCGGGCTGCGCCTACTTGGACCACGGCGGCGTCTCGCCGACGCTCAGCCGTGACCACCACTTGGCAGGACTCACCCTGTTCAAGACGACGCTGGGCTGTGACGTGGTCCAGACCCTCGGTGAATGGGACTACCGCCTGAACAAGCCGCTCGCCAAGGCGTTCGAGCTCTACATGAACGCGCGGGACCGCCACTAG
- a CDS encoding VOC family protein codes for MSRMIFVNLPTNDLAAADAFYAALGFTKNEQFSDENASSWVIAENISAMILKREYFSTFLPGEDAPHVPGASGNREVLNALSCDTAEEVDAFVERAVTGGGSVYRPADEPFPGMRQAAVADPDGHVWEVAWMDPSAMPG; via the coding sequence ATGAGCCGCATGATTTTCGTCAATCTACCCACCAACGATCTAGCCGCCGCGGATGCCTTCTACGCGGCGCTCGGGTTCACCAAGAACGAGCAGTTCTCCGACGAGAACGCCTCCAGCTGGGTCATCGCGGAGAACATCAGCGCCATGATCCTCAAGCGAGAGTACTTCTCCACCTTCCTGCCCGGCGAGGATGCTCCGCACGTCCCCGGCGCCAGCGGCAACCGCGAGGTGCTCAACGCCCTGTCCTGCGACACGGCGGAGGAGGTGGACGCGTTCGTGGAACGCGCCGTCACCGGTGGCGGCAGCGTCTACCGCCCGGCGGACGAGCCCTTCCCCGGGATGCGCCAGGCCGCCGTCGCGGACCCGGACGGGCACGTGTGGGAAGTGGCCTGGATGGACCCCTCGGCCATGCCGGGATAG
- a CDS encoding heavy-metal-associated domain-containing protein → MSNTLTVSISGMTCGHCVSSVKEEIGAIAGVDSVDVDLNAGGVSTATITSVSPLSEATVSEAVAEAGYTLVSNNG, encoded by the coding sequence ATGTCCAACACCCTCACCGTCAGCATTTCCGGAATGACCTGCGGCCACTGCGTCTCCTCCGTGAAGGAGGAGATCGGCGCCATCGCGGGCGTTGACTCCGTGGACGTTGACCTCAACGCCGGCGGCGTCTCGACCGCCACGATTACCTCCGTCAGCCCGTTGTCAGAGGCCACGGTCTCCGAGGCCGTCGCCGAGGCCGGCTACACGCTGGTCAGCAACAACGGCTAA
- a CDS encoding DUF779 domain-containing protein, whose translation MTFEAGAGRVESRPRLDGESRSRVALSAAAVDLLRQLWDVHGPLMFHQSGGCCDGSSPMCFPAGDFKTGAADVLLGTFDLTGREGEALGELDFWMSAEQFAYWKHTHLTVDVVQGRGSGFSVEAPEGKRFLIRSELLE comes from the coding sequence ATGACGTTTGAGGCGGGCGCCGGGCGCGTCGAATCGCGGCCTCGGTTGGACGGGGAGAGCCGCTCCCGCGTGGCGCTGAGCGCGGCCGCGGTGGACTTGCTGCGCCAGTTGTGGGACGTTCACGGTCCCCTGATGTTTCACCAGTCCGGCGGCTGTTGCGACGGCTCGTCCCCCATGTGCTTTCCGGCCGGGGACTTTAAGACCGGTGCCGCGGACGTCCTCTTGGGAACTTTTGACCTCACAGGCCGTGAGGGCGAGGCGCTCGGGGAGCTGGACTTCTGGATGTCCGCCGAGCAGTTCGCCTACTGGAAGCACACGCACCTCACCGTGGATGTGGTGCAGGGGCGCGGGTCCGGGTTCTCGGTGGAAGCCCCCGAGGGCAAGCGGTTCCTGATCCGCAGCGAGCTGCTGGAGTAG
- a CDS encoding GAF domain-containing protein, translating to MLIVLICPAEPALQRHALAAHALACAPGPGGADDGGPGTAFDLLRPVVRESWRRSRGFLAPGAIEPVLSFASAELDAYRRDHPLAAIRPVITRLLIEPARDTGLIVAMGDQHGRLLWVDGDRAALASAESMAFVPGADWSERSVGTSAPGTALATGAGVQVSGAEHYSRLAHRVSCTAVPIHGPTGNVLGVIDLTGGDDAVAAHSLSLVQAAVAAAEAELKLAAYATARQPVRGVASGSGPRPQTRPAQETALTVGTWGRDGVELITERGTDRFTGRHAEILALLAWHQSAPGGPRASAAGLSAEALALALWGEFARPVTLRAEISRLRHTLAGTAAALASRPYRLDPAPASDARRVLELVGRGRYRAALELYRGPLLPASTAPGIEAIRAEVSGALREAMLSDAGPEVLMSYLALSEAHDDVAAWRTALAVLPPRSPRRAVVVSHLEALEA from the coding sequence GTGCTCATCGTGCTCATTTGCCCGGCGGAGCCCGCGCTGCAGCGCCACGCGCTCGCCGCGCACGCGCTGGCCTGCGCGCCGGGCCCGGGCGGCGCTGACGACGGCGGCCCCGGAACCGCCTTTGACCTGCTGCGTCCCGTCGTGCGGGAGTCGTGGCGGCGTTCCCGAGGTTTTCTGGCCCCCGGGGCGATCGAGCCGGTCCTCAGTTTCGCCTCCGCCGAACTGGACGCCTACCGCCGGGACCACCCGCTGGCGGCCATCCGCCCGGTGATCACCCGCCTGCTCATCGAACCGGCCCGGGACACCGGGCTCATCGTCGCGATGGGCGACCAACACGGCCGCCTCCTCTGGGTGGACGGGGACCGCGCCGCGCTGGCTAGCGCCGAGTCCATGGCGTTCGTCCCCGGCGCTGACTGGTCCGAACGCTCCGTGGGCACCTCCGCTCCCGGGACCGCGCTGGCCACCGGGGCCGGGGTGCAGGTCAGCGGAGCCGAGCACTACAGCCGACTCGCCCACCGCGTCAGCTGTACCGCCGTGCCGATCCACGGCCCCACCGGGAACGTGCTGGGCGTCATTGACCTGACCGGAGGGGACGACGCCGTCGCCGCGCACTCGCTCTCCCTCGTTCAGGCGGCCGTGGCCGCCGCCGAGGCCGAGCTCAAGCTCGCCGCCTATGCCACGGCCCGCCAGCCCGTCCGCGGCGTTGCCTCGGGCAGCGGACCCCGGCCCCAGACCCGGCCCGCGCAGGAAACGGCGCTCACCGTGGGCACGTGGGGGCGCGACGGCGTCGAACTCATCACCGAGCGCGGGACGGACCGCTTCACGGGCCGGCACGCGGAGATCCTCGCCCTGCTGGCCTGGCACCAGAGTGCGCCCGGCGGTCCGCGGGCCTCGGCCGCGGGGCTGAGCGCAGAAGCCTTGGCCCTGGCGCTCTGGGGCGAGTTCGCCCGCCCCGTCACGCTGCGCGCGGAGATCTCCCGGTTGCGCCACACGCTCGCCGGGACCGCAGCCGCCCTCGCCTCGCGCCCGTACCGGCTGGACCCGGCCCCCGCGTCCGACGCGCGCCGCGTGCTGGAGCTCGTTGGCCGCGGCCGCTACCGCGCCGCCCTCGAGCTGTACCGGGGGCCGCTGCTGCCCGCCTCCACGGCGCCGGGCATCGAGGCGATCCGCGCCGAAGTCTCCGGCGCCCTGCGCGAGGCCATGCTCTCCGACGCAGGCCCGGAGGTCCTCATGAGTTACCTCGCGCTATCCGAGGCGCACGACGACGTCGCCGCCTGGCGCACCGCGCTGGCCGTGCTGCCGCCGCGTTCGCCGCGCCGCGCCGTCGTCGTCTCCCACCTCGAAGCGCTGGAGGCCTAA
- the adh gene encoding aldehyde dehydrogenase: MTVYANPGTDGSLLTFKPRYEHYIGGEWTAPVKGQYFENVTPVTGQVFCEVGRGTADDIEAALDAAHAAASAWGKTSAAERALILHRIADRMEENLEMLAVAETWDNGKAVRETLNADLPLAIDHFRYYAGAIRAQEGRLSQIDDDTTAYHYHEPLGVVGQIIPWNFPILMAVWKLAPALAAGNAVVLKPAEQTPASILVLTELIGDLLPAGVLNIVNGFGLEAGKPLAANKRIRKIAFTGETTTGRLIMQYASENLIPVTLELGGKSPNIFFEDIAAADDAFYDKAQEGFTMFALNQGEVCTCPSRALVQESIYDRFMDDVVARTQAIKQGNPLDTDTMMGAQASNDQLEKILSYLDIGQQEGATVLTGGGRADLGGELSGGYYVQPTIFAGNNSMRIFQEEIFGPVVSVAKFSGYDDALRIANDTLYGLGAGVWSRNGNTAYRAGREIQAGRVWVNNYHSYPAHAAFGGYKSSGIGRETHLMMLEHYQQTKNLLVSYAESKLGFF; the protein is encoded by the coding sequence ATGACTGTCTACGCCAACCCCGGAACCGACGGATCGCTGCTGACCTTCAAGCCGCGCTACGAGCACTACATCGGCGGTGAATGGACCGCACCGGTCAAAGGCCAGTACTTCGAGAACGTCACGCCGGTCACCGGGCAGGTGTTCTGTGAGGTCGGCCGCGGCACCGCCGACGACATCGAGGCCGCCCTCGACGCCGCGCACGCCGCAGCCAGCGCATGGGGCAAAACCAGCGCGGCCGAGCGCGCTCTCATCCTGCACCGCATCGCGGACCGCATGGAGGAAAACCTGGAGATGCTCGCGGTCGCCGAAACGTGGGACAACGGCAAGGCCGTCCGCGAGACCCTGAACGCGGACCTGCCGCTGGCCATCGATCATTTCCGGTACTACGCCGGGGCCATCCGCGCTCAGGAGGGCCGCCTGTCCCAGATCGATGACGATACGACGGCATACCACTACCACGAGCCGCTCGGCGTCGTCGGACAGATCATCCCCTGGAACTTCCCGATCCTCATGGCCGTCTGGAAGCTGGCGCCAGCGCTGGCGGCGGGCAATGCCGTGGTGCTCAAGCCGGCCGAGCAGACCCCGGCGTCCATCCTGGTGCTCACGGAGCTCATCGGAGACCTGTTGCCCGCCGGCGTACTGAACATCGTCAACGGGTTCGGCCTGGAGGCCGGAAAGCCGCTCGCGGCCAACAAGCGGATCCGCAAGATCGCCTTTACCGGGGAGACCACCACGGGCCGGCTGATCATGCAGTACGCCTCCGAGAACCTGATTCCGGTCACGCTGGAGCTCGGCGGTAAGAGCCCCAACATCTTCTTCGAGGACATCGCCGCGGCGGACGACGCGTTCTATGACAAGGCGCAGGAGGGCTTCACCATGTTCGCCCTCAATCAGGGCGAGGTGTGCACGTGCCCGTCCCGCGCGCTGGTGCAGGAATCGATCTATGACCGGTTCATGGACGACGTCGTGGCCCGCACCCAGGCCATCAAGCAGGGCAACCCGTTGGATACGGACACCATGATGGGCGCCCAGGCCTCCAACGATCAGTTGGAGAAGATCCTGTCCTACCTGGACATCGGTCAGCAGGAGGGGGCCACGGTCCTCACCGGCGGCGGCCGGGCGGACTTGGGCGGCGAGCTCAGCGGTGGCTACTACGTGCAGCCGACGATTTTTGCGGGCAACAACTCCATGAGGATCTTCCAAGAAGAGATCTTCGGCCCCGTGGTCTCGGTCGCGAAGTTCTCCGGGTACGACGACGCCCTGCGGATCGCCAACGACACCCTGTACGGGTTGGGCGCCGGCGTCTGGTCCCGCAACGGCAACACCGCGTACCGGGCGGGCCGGGAGATCCAGGCCGGGCGCGTCTGGGTGAACAACTATCACTCCTACCCGGCGCACGCGGCGTTCGGCGGCTACAAGTCCTCCGGCATCGGGCGGGAGACGCACTTGATGATGCTGGAGCACTACCAGCAGACCAAGAACTTGCTGGTCAGCTACGCGGAGAGCAAGCTCGGCTTCTTCTAA